One stretch of Rosistilla oblonga DNA includes these proteins:
- a CDS encoding DUF1559 domain-containing protein, with translation MCRCKFRNAFSIIELLVVIGVAAIALAVALPAAQHTRAKARRIQCALRLSELSIATNIHLSTYNTFPYTSKNFGVFVNGSAKRFPAISPHSQLLASLDQAAFEKVAIFDPSLSWTDRQPISTVESNRILIKTSMPMFLCPSDSGPVGGNNYRANLGPDIGVFRGSPPTTHNGIGAFENGRALSPSSFSDGLSNTIMYSEKVIGDRNRTVYQAFRDNFVFSPGFTNRDEAARTCRQFATSTPLSHDSFGGTTWLFGGYNHTWYNHVATPNSFIPDCCTGLSFGGGDGLYTARSLHHGGVNVGMADGSTNFISNSIDALVWLQQSTRSSGD, from the coding sequence ATGTGTCGGTGTAAGTTTAGAAATGCGTTTTCTATTATCGAGCTGCTTGTCGTGATAGGGGTTGCAGCAATCGCCTTAGCGGTCGCATTACCGGCCGCTCAGCACACGAGAGCCAAAGCGCGGCGCATACAATGCGCACTTCGGTTATCTGAACTTTCCATTGCCACGAATATACATCTTAGCACTTACAACACGTTCCCCTACACGTCGAAAAATTTCGGTGTGTTCGTCAACGGCAGCGCTAAACGATTCCCTGCTATATCGCCACACAGTCAACTGCTCGCGTCGTTAGATCAGGCAGCATTTGAAAAGGTTGCAATTTTCGACCCCTCGTTGTCGTGGACTGATCGTCAGCCAATATCTACGGTCGAATCGAATCGAATTCTCATCAAAACATCCATGCCAATGTTCTTATGCCCCTCCGATTCGGGACCTGTCGGTGGAAATAACTATCGGGCGAACCTCGGCCCTGATATTGGCGTTTTCCGAGGCTCACCACCCACAACACACAATGGAATTGGGGCTTTCGAAAATGGCAGAGCCTTGTCACCCTCTAGCTTTAGCGACGGACTTAGCAACACCATCATGTATAGCGAGAAGGTGATCGGTGATCGGAACCGAACGGTGTATCAAGCATTCCGGGATAATTTTGTATTCTCACCAGGCTTCACAAACCGCGACGAGGCCGCTCGGACCTGCAGGCAGTTCGCAACCTCGACACCGCTCTCTCACGATTCGTTTGGTGGCACAACATGGCTGTTCGGAGGCTATAATCACACGTGGTATAACCACGTTGCAACTCCCAACTCCTTCATACCGGACTGTTGCACCGGTCTCTCCTTTGGTGGTGGAGATGGACTCTACACAGCGCGTAGTCTTCATCATGGAGGCGTTAACGTTGGAATGGCTGATGGATCCACAAACTTCATATCCAATTCGATCGATGCCCTGGTTTGGCTCCAACAATCAACGCGCAGCAGTGGCGACTAA
- a CDS encoding PSD1 and planctomycete cytochrome C domain-containing protein, with amino-acid sequence MSTLSTRFLLCCIVPFAAAFSERPACAVDYLTDIKPLLEEKCYACHGPLKAQGDLRLDTAVALIAGGGSGAAIKRGDPGESFLIDVLTGEAGYQMPPENEGAVMTPAQIDLFRQWIADGAPSPADEEPAADPKTWWSYQAITRPPLPEVNAPNWPLGPIDHFVAARRQANGLPHAPPADRATWLRRVYLDLIGLPPTVEQQQAFLNDDSPMAFEAVVDELLSRPEYGQRWGRHWMDVWRYSDWYGSRGSNEIRYSQRHIWRWRDWIVDSLNDNKGYAAMVREMLSGDERIDPADPTSLVATGYLGRSWYKFDRDVWLFETVERTGEAFLGLTLRCCRCHDHKFDPVSHEEYFRFRSFFEPHDVRTDPISVLTEMQKDASQGMVPTDGIPLVYDKTADTPTYRFERGDSRFPDKSKPLEPGVPESLGGSVDLQPIDLPALAWYPMLRPGVRETLIEKAVSEAEIAAVALADAQAALREMQDKPAAESLAEKADGVGDMVLLHDNFDAPNPKLWLRQSGNWKVEEGSLWQTDVGSFATIVADRMLPLDFKFRLRYRTLAAGSFRSVGLSFDYQDAGNSQDVYTSVNDSQPSVQAFHREGGQQAYPTEGIVYTPLKVGDEIVLDVTVAGSQLTIDMNGTRKLDCQMPIARRSGKLALWVHQGAAEFLELEVTRLPPSAETLALQQREAKHAVDLARLKHQAAQAHVESTRLRIAAEVKRYLDPQSAEEPEDLDRWLTAAAEAEARLRVCEAEVEFFEAVPSAEKLEAAKSKLAAAEAKLNDPANRDYEPLGPKFPRTSTGRRSALADWIVDPQNPRTARVAANHLWGRHFGQPLVATTENFGLNGRKPSHPQLLDWLADELVRNDWKMKPLHRQIVLSATYRMSSDPLPVGNDAALQIDPENRLLWRMNPRRMEAELVRDSTLFLASQIDLSFGGPEIPVEQGDESRRRSLYLRNTPNEKVPMLEVFDVADPNACYRRQESIVPHQSLAMMNSGLAIDAARTIARRLADASDFVDVAFETILARRPTAAEADRCDAFLQSHAELLQQASGEKFPGADTATTPRAADPIQAARENLIHVLMLHNDFVTIR; translated from the coding sequence ATGTCGACTCTATCGACGCGATTCTTATTGTGTTGCATCGTCCCGTTTGCGGCTGCGTTCAGCGAACGCCCGGCCTGCGCTGTCGACTATCTCACCGACATCAAACCACTGCTGGAAGAGAAGTGTTACGCCTGCCATGGGCCGCTGAAAGCGCAAGGCGATCTGCGGCTGGACACTGCCGTGGCGCTGATTGCTGGCGGCGGATCGGGGGCGGCGATCAAGCGGGGCGATCCGGGTGAGAGTTTTTTGATCGATGTGCTTACCGGCGAAGCGGGCTATCAAATGCCGCCGGAAAACGAAGGGGCGGTGATGACGCCCGCGCAGATCGATCTGTTTCGCCAGTGGATCGCCGACGGTGCTCCCTCACCCGCCGATGAAGAACCGGCCGCTGATCCCAAGACCTGGTGGTCGTACCAAGCAATCACTCGGCCGCCGTTGCCCGAGGTCAACGCTCCCAATTGGCCTCTCGGTCCGATCGATCATTTTGTTGCGGCGCGGCGTCAGGCCAACGGCTTGCCTCACGCGCCCCCTGCCGACCGAGCGACTTGGTTGCGGCGAGTTTATCTGGATCTGATCGGACTGCCGCCGACCGTCGAACAGCAGCAGGCGTTCTTGAACGACGACAGCCCGATGGCGTTTGAAGCGGTTGTCGACGAACTGTTGTCGCGTCCCGAATACGGTCAGCGTTGGGGGCGTCACTGGATGGACGTGTGGCGGTACAGCGATTGGTATGGCAGTCGCGGGAGCAATGAGATCCGCTACAGCCAGCGACACATCTGGCGTTGGCGGGATTGGATCGTTGATTCGCTGAACGATAACAAAGGTTATGCGGCGATGGTCCGCGAGATGTTGTCGGGGGACGAACGGATCGATCCGGCCGATCCCACGTCGTTGGTGGCGACTGGATATTTGGGACGCAGTTGGTACAAGTTCGATCGCGATGTCTGGTTGTTCGAAACCGTCGAGCGGACCGGCGAAGCGTTCCTCGGTTTAACGCTCCGCTGCTGCCGCTGCCACGATCATAAATTTGATCCGGTTTCGCACGAGGAGTACTTTCGTTTTCGCAGCTTCTTCGAACCGCACGACGTCCGCACCGATCCGATCTCGGTGCTGACCGAAATGCAAAAGGATGCGTCCCAAGGGATGGTCCCGACCGATGGCATTCCATTGGTCTACGATAAAACCGCCGACACGCCGACCTATCGCTTTGAACGCGGCGACAGCCGTTTCCCAGACAAATCGAAACCGCTGGAGCCGGGCGTGCCGGAGTCCTTGGGCGGATCGGTCGACCTGCAACCGATCGACTTGCCGGCGCTGGCGTGGTATCCGATGCTCCGCCCCGGAGTCCGCGAAACCTTGATCGAAAAAGCGGTATCCGAAGCGGAAATCGCAGCCGTGGCGTTGGCTGATGCTCAGGCGGCGCTGCGTGAAATGCAAGACAAGCCGGCGGCCGAATCGCTCGCTGAGAAAGCTGATGGCGTCGGCGACATGGTGCTGCTTCACGACAACTTCGACGCTCCCAATCCCAAGCTGTGGCTTAGACAAAGCGGCAATTGGAAGGTTGAAGAGGGGAGCTTGTGGCAGACCGATGTCGGCAGCTTTGCCACAATCGTTGCCGACCGCATGTTGCCGTTGGATTTTAAGTTCCGCTTGCGTTATCGAACGCTTGCCGCAGGATCGTTTCGATCGGTTGGGTTGAGTTTCGATTATCAAGACGCTGGCAATTCGCAAGACGTTTACACGAGCGTGAACGATTCGCAGCCCAGCGTGCAAGCGTTTCATCGCGAGGGCGGACAGCAGGCCTATCCGACTGAAGGAATCGTCTACACGCCGTTGAAGGTGGGCGACGAGATCGTGTTGGATGTGACGGTTGCGGGATCGCAATTGACGATCGATATGAACGGGACGCGGAAGTTAGACTGCCAGATGCCGATCGCGCGGCGCAGTGGCAAGTTGGCGTTATGGGTGCATCAGGGGGCGGCTGAGTTCTTAGAACTGGAGGTGACTCGTTTGCCGCCATCGGCCGAAACTTTGGCGCTACAACAACGCGAGGCCAAGCACGCTGTCGATTTGGCGCGGCTGAAGCATCAAGCGGCACAGGCTCACGTCGAATCGACTCGCTTGCGAATCGCGGCGGAAGTAAAGCGGTATCTCGATCCGCAATCGGCCGAGGAACCGGAGGATCTCGATCGCTGGTTGACGGCGGCAGCGGAGGCTGAGGCGCGGTTGAGGGTCTGCGAGGCGGAGGTCGAATTTTTTGAAGCCGTTCCGTCGGCTGAAAAGCTGGAGGCGGCGAAATCGAAGCTGGCGGCGGCTGAAGCAAAACTGAACGATCCGGCCAATCGAGACTACGAACCATTGGGGCCGAAGTTTCCGCGAACCAGTACCGGGCGGCGGAGTGCGTTGGCCGACTGGATCGTCGATCCGCAGAATCCGCGAACCGCACGCGTTGCCGCGAATCATCTGTGGGGGCGGCACTTCGGCCAGCCCTTGGTGGCGACGACCGAAAACTTTGGTCTCAACGGGCGCAAGCCTTCGCATCCGCAACTGCTCGATTGGTTGGCCGACGAGCTTGTGCGGAACGACTGGAAGATGAAACCGCTGCATCGGCAGATCGTCTTGTCGGCGACTTATCGTATGTCGAGCGATCCGCTGCCTGTGGGGAACGACGCGGCGTTGCAGATCGATCCAGAGAACCGGTTGCTGTGGCGGATGAACCCGCGGCGGATGGAAGCGGAGTTGGTTCGCGACAGCACGTTGTTCCTGGCCTCACAAATCGACTTGTCCTTCGGCGGCCCCGAAATTCCAGTTGAACAAGGGGATGAAAGTCGCCGCCGCAGTCTGTATCTCCGCAACACGCCAAACGAGAAGGTGCCGATGCTGGAGGTGTTTGACGTCGCCGATCCGAACGCCTGCTACCGGCGGCAGGAGAGCATCGTGCCGCATCAATCGTTGGCGATGATGAACAGCGGATTGGCGATCGACGCGGCGCGAACGATCGCTCGGCGGTTAGCGGATGCTAGCGATTTCGTCGACGTTGCGTTTGAAACGATCCTCGCTCGGCGACCGACTGCGGCCGAGGCAGACCGTTGCGACGCGTTCCTGCAATCGCATGCGGAGTTGTTGCAGCAAGCGTCGGGAGAAAAGTTTCCCGGTGCCGACACCGCGACAACGCCGCGAGCTGCCGATCCGATACAAGCCGCTCGCGAGAATTTGATCCATGTGTTGATGTTGCACAACGATTTTGTCACGATCCGATAA
- a CDS encoding PA0069 family radical SAM protein, with the protein MRHGSELDPPNRFESIRRELDLEQLQWDQEHLASHDRREIEYLPDDSKSIVSENKSPDIPFRYSVNPYRGCVHGCSYCYARNTHEFLGFNAGLDFETKIMVKHKAPQLLETFLNRKSYQPETISFSGVTDCYQPAERQFRLTRQCLEVALRYQQPVGIVSKNALVVRDLDLLQLLAAQNLVHVYLSITTLQPELARAMEPRTSIPTARLRAVRMLAEAGVPVGVMVAPVIPGLNDSEIPAILDQARQAGAATANFILLRLPLTVEPVFREWLQRTQPEKQELIEARVRQTRDGSMYDSQWNQRMRGSGPIAEQIKQMFQLFAKKHGLDKPLPQVDSSRFQNPNAGPQQMNLF; encoded by the coding sequence ATGCGACACGGATCCGAGCTCGACCCGCCCAATCGCTTCGAGTCGATTCGTCGCGAGTTGGATCTTGAGCAGTTGCAGTGGGACCAGGAACATCTCGCCTCGCACGACCGACGGGAGATCGAATATCTGCCGGACGATTCGAAGTCGATTGTGTCGGAGAATAAATCGCCCGACATTCCGTTCCGCTACAGCGTCAATCCCTATCGTGGCTGCGTCCACGGTTGTTCTTATTGTTATGCCCGGAACACGCACGAGTTTCTTGGTTTCAACGCGGGGCTCGACTTTGAGACCAAGATCATGGTCAAGCACAAAGCACCGCAGTTGCTGGAGACGTTCTTGAATCGCAAGTCGTACCAGCCGGAGACCATCAGTTTTTCCGGTGTGACCGATTGTTATCAGCCGGCGGAGCGACAGTTCCGATTGACTCGCCAATGTCTGGAGGTTGCCTTGCGATACCAGCAACCCGTTGGGATCGTGAGCAAAAATGCGTTGGTCGTCCGCGACCTGGATCTGCTGCAGTTATTGGCCGCTCAGAATTTGGTCCACGTTTATCTGTCGATCACAACGCTGCAGCCGGAACTGGCCCGGGCGATGGAGCCGCGGACCAGCATCCCCACGGCGCGGCTGAGGGCAGTGCGAATGCTCGCCGAAGCGGGCGTGCCGGTTGGCGTGATGGTCGCTCCGGTAATCCCTGGCCTGAACGATTCGGAGATCCCCGCGATCCTCGATCAAGCGCGACAGGCGGGAGCCGCGACGGCAAACTTTATACTGCTGCGACTGCCACTGACGGTCGAACCTGTGTTTCGCGAATGGTTGCAACGAACGCAGCCCGAGAAGCAGGAATTGATCGAAGCCCGCGTCCGCCAGACACGCGACGGTTCGATGTACGATTCGCAGTGGAATCAACGCATGCGTGGCTCGGGACCAATCGCTGAACAGATCAAACAAATGTTTCAGCTGTTCGCAAAAAAACATGGCTTGGATAAACCGCTACCTCAAGTCGATAGCTCGCGTTTCCAGAACCCCAACGCCGGGCCGCAGCAGATGAATCTGTTTTAG
- a CDS encoding DUF1501 domain-containing protein, which yields MTLKTQNAACGRTERRQFLSDFGLGFTGLALGAMMHRDAQGSTAEAALRGLPHFAPRAKSVIWFFMNGGTSHLESFDPKPALNQHAGKTIDESPLGQAIVDSPFYRKNVVDFGGKPRAMMSQIYPMQVGYGPRGESGIEVSDWWPHVGDCIDDIALVRSMWTTDNDHAAQLQFHTGRHIFDGFFPSIGSWVHYGLGSLNDNLPQFVVMGQPPGDCCGGVGAHDGSYLGPQHAGVQMASDPKRPLAFGTPGAGTRISQQRDQLNLLDDLHRMTAAARPDDEALQARIKAYELAFRMQMSVPEIVDLNRETKQTQAMYGLDVKETQQVGRHALTARRLVEQGVRFVQIYDGGGGGGGWDAHTKLKENHARNSARVDKPIAGLLKDLKQRGLLEETLVVWATEFGRTPGAEKSDGRDHHPYGFSVWMAGGGLKGGIAHGATDELGFHAVEARHYVTDIHATVLHQLGLDPRQLSLPSQKRLEIDYGNPIEAIIA from the coding sequence ATGACTTTAAAAACGCAAAACGCCGCGTGTGGCCGGACCGAACGTCGGCAATTCCTGTCCGACTTTGGACTCGGATTCACCGGTCTGGCGCTGGGTGCGATGATGCATCGCGATGCCCAGGGCTCGACAGCTGAAGCTGCGTTGCGCGGGCTGCCGCATTTCGCTCCACGAGCCAAAAGCGTGATTTGGTTCTTCATGAATGGTGGCACCAGCCACTTGGAATCGTTTGATCCGAAGCCGGCTCTGAATCAACATGCGGGGAAGACGATCGATGAATCGCCGCTTGGGCAGGCGATCGTCGATTCGCCTTTCTATCGAAAGAACGTCGTCGATTTTGGCGGCAAGCCGCGGGCGATGATGTCGCAGATCTATCCGATGCAGGTTGGGTATGGGCCGCGTGGGGAGAGTGGGATCGAGGTCAGCGATTGGTGGCCGCACGTGGGCGATTGCATCGACGACATCGCGCTAGTCCGTTCGATGTGGACGACCGACAACGATCACGCGGCTCAGCTGCAATTCCACACCGGCCGACATATCTTTGACGGCTTTTTTCCGTCGATCGGTTCGTGGGTCCATTATGGGCTGGGAAGCTTGAACGATAACCTGCCGCAGTTTGTGGTCATGGGCCAACCGCCCGGAGATTGTTGTGGCGGCGTGGGAGCTCACGATGGCAGCTATCTGGGGCCGCAGCACGCTGGCGTTCAGATGGCCAGCGATCCCAAGCGGCCGCTGGCTTTTGGGACGCCCGGTGCCGGAACGCGGATCTCACAACAACGCGATCAATTGAACCTGTTGGACGATTTGCATCGGATGACCGCCGCCGCACGCCCCGACGATGAAGCGTTGCAGGCCCGCATCAAGGCCTACGAGTTGGCGTTTCGGATGCAGATGTCGGTCCCCGAGATCGTCGATTTGAATCGCGAAACCAAGCAGACTCAGGCGATGTACGGGCTGGATGTTAAGGAGACGCAGCAGGTTGGACGCCATGCGTTGACGGCTCGCCGATTGGTCGAACAGGGAGTCCGGTTTGTGCAGATCTACGATGGTGGCGGTGGAGGCGGTGGTTGGGACGCGCATACGAAATTGAAAGAGAACCACGCCAGAAACTCCGCTCGCGTCGATAAACCGATCGCCGGTCTGTTGAAAGATTTGAAGCAACGCGGTTTGTTGGAAGAGACGTTAGTCGTCTGGGCGACCGAATTTGGCCGGACTCCGGGAGCCGAGAAATCGGACGGCCGCGATCATCATCCCTACGGATTTTCGGTTTGGATGGCGGGGGGCGGATTAAAGGGAGGCATCGCCCATGGAGCGACCGACGAACTGGGCTTCCACGCGGTCGAGGCTCGCCACTACGTGACCGATATCCACGCCACCGTCTTGCATCAACTGGGCCTCGACCCACGACAACTCTCCCTCCCCTCGCAGAAACGACTGGAGATCGACTACGGCAATCCGATCGAAGCGATCATCGCTTGA